Proteins from a genomic interval of Xiphophorus maculatus strain JP 163 A chromosome 7, X_maculatus-5.0-male, whole genome shotgun sequence:
- the ndufa10 gene encoding NADH dehydrogenase [ubiquinone] 1 alpha subcomplex subunit 10, mitochondrial codes for MALTVVRFLFPARTTAVRAGSVVQKAGIHSSPGRSLEYGWWAYILGERTTPRFKQYSKIITIDGNLASGKGALAQKLADKLGMLYMPEADTFYVDRMTGEKEPLPRDFNGMCSLEKFYADPKAADGNSYRLQLWMYTMRLLQYSDAIEHLLATGQGVILERSPFSDMVFLDAMFNQGYIRKECVNHYNEIKTISICEFLPPHLVLYIDQPAEEVQKKLKQSGKPHLQNLQYLKSIEDSYKKTFLPSIRETSELLVYDTTQTQDVERVVEDIEYLKFDKGPWLEQDDISYHYMRKLVQDKQRIGSLTHIPVFLPEITIGAHDYDQKYYAYRALPGKNYARGYNADVGDKYIWLK; via the exons ATGGCCCTGACGGTGGTCCGGTTCCTCTTCCCAGCGAGAACAACTGCTGTCAGAGCGGGGAGCGTTGTTCAGAAG GCGGGTATTCATTCGAGCCCAGGGCGGAGCCTGGAGTATGGCTGGTGGGCATACATTCTGGGAGAGAGGACCACACCGCGGTTCAAGCAGTACAGCAAAATTATCACAATTGATGGCAACCTAGCCTCAGGGAAAGGAGCGCTGGCCCAGAAGCTGGCTGACAAACTGG GGATGCTGTACATGCCAGAGGCTGACACCTTCTACGTGGACAGGATGACTGGTGAGAAGGAGCCTCTCCCTCGTGACTTTAATGGCATGTGCAGCCTGGAGAAGTTCTACGCAGACCCTAAAGCTGCTGATGGCAACAGCTACAGGCTGCAGCTGTGGATGTACACCATGAGGCTGCTGCAGTACTCGGATGCCATCGAGCACCTGCTCGCCACAG GCCAAGGAGTAATCCTGGAGCGCTCTCCATTCAGCGACATGGTCTTCCTGGATGCCATGTTCAACCAGGGCTACATCAGGAAGGAAT GTGTGAATCACTACAATGAGATCAAAACCATCAGCATCTGTGAGTTCCTCCCTCCTCACCTTGTGTTGTACATCGACCAACCAGCAGAGGAGGTGCAGAAGAAGCTCAAGCAGAGCGGGAAG CCCCACCTGCAGAACCTGCAGTATCTGAAGAGCATAGAGGATTCCTACAAGAAGACTTTCCTCCCTAGCATCCG AGAAACCTCTGAACTGCTGGTCTATGATACGACCCAAACTCAGGACGTTGAGAGG GTGGTGGAGGACATAGAGTACCTGAAGTTTGATAAGGGGCCGTGGCTGGAGCAGGACGACATTAGCTACCACTACATGAGAAAACT AGTGCAGGACAAACAGAGGATCGGCTCGCTCACCCACATACCTGTGTTCCTGCCGGAGATCACCATCGGTGCCCACGACTACGACCAGAAGTACTACGCTTACAGAGCG ctgccTGGGAAGAATTATGCTCGTGGCTACAATGCAGATGTTGGAGACAAGTACATCTGGCTCAagtga